CACTAGCCCCGGAGCCCGGCTCGGGAGCGTCTTCGGCGCCTCCTGACTCCCgagccgcggcggcggcggccggcgCGGCGGGCCCGGGCGACGCGCCGGCGCCGGACCATGGAACGCGGGCTGCACCTCGGAGCGGCCGCCGCGGGCGAAGACGACCTCTTCCTGCACAAGAGCCTGAGCACCTCTACGGCCAAGCGCTTGGAGGCGTCTTTCCGCTCCACGCCCCCGGGCATGGACCTGTCCCTGGCGCCGCCGCCTCGGGAGCGCCCGGCGTCCTCCTCCCCGTCGCCCCTGGGCTGCTTCGAGCCGGCTGATCCCGAGGGGGCagggctgctgctgccgccgcctgggggaggcggcggcggcggcggcggggtgGGCGTCCCCGGGCTGCTGGTGGGCTCTGCCGGTGTTGGGGGTGACCCTAGACTGAGCAGCCTGCCGGCTGGGGCCGCACTGTGCCTCAAATACGGCGAGAGCGCGAGCCGGGGCTCGGTGGCCGAGAGCAGCGGTGGCGAGCAGAGCCCCGACGACGACAGCGACGGCCGCTGCGAGCTGGTGCTGCGGGCCGGAGGCGCCGACCCGGGGGCCTCCCCGGGCGCGGGAGGCGGAGGAGCCAAGGCGGCGGAGGGCTGCTCCAACGCCCACGTCCACGGCGGCGCCAGCGCCCCCCCG
The Saccopteryx bilineata isolate mSacBil1 chromosome 3, mSacBil1_pri_phased_curated, whole genome shotgun sequence DNA segment above includes these coding regions:
- the BHLHE22 gene encoding class E basic helix-loop-helix protein 22; protein product: MERGLHLGAAAAGEDDLFLHKSLSTSTAKRLEASFRSTPPGMDLSLAPPPRERPASSSPSPLGCFEPADPEGAGLLLPPPGGGGGGGGGVGVPGLLVGSAGVGGDPRLSSLPAGAALCLKYGESASRGSVAESSGGEQSPDDDSDGRCELVLRAGGADPGASPGAGGGGAKAAEGCSNAHVHGGASAPPGAPGGGSSSASGGGGSSSKKSKEQKALRLNINARERRRMHDLNDALDELRAVIPYAHSPSVRKLSKIATLLLAKNYILMQAQALEEMRRLVAYLNQGQAISAASLPSSAAAAAAAAALHPALGAYEQATGYPFSAGLPPAASCPEKCALFNSVSSSLCKQCTEKP